A stretch of Pseudomonadota bacterium DNA encodes these proteins:
- a CDS encoding alpha/beta hydrolase yields the protein MKKIEETLIITSPDKKKIYTTIGYPERKSKTLVLFVHGLASTELWPTMLLGSWYFRKLGYAYCRINLYDWRPGARSLMTSDLLQHSLDVDTVAAVLQKKGFSKILAVGHSFGGLTLLQSNTAAFKAISLWDISSFISHPPKKRFKTVRSSGAIYLPGAYELLMSDKFRQGMVNFPNELELISKIKIPTQICYAAGKNAVLIESSKRYFKNLQTKKELVAIPNASHSFTEEGKSEQLFKKTDRWFRRFID from the coding sequence CCGAGAGAAAATCAAAAACGCTTGTGTTGTTTGTCCATGGATTAGCTTCAACTGAGCTATGGCCAACGATGTTGCTAGGTAGTTGGTACTTTCGAAAGTTAGGATATGCCTACTGCCGGATCAATTTGTATGATTGGCGGCCTGGTGCTCGGAGCCTGATGACCTCAGATCTACTCCAGCATTCTCTTGACGTGGATACCGTAGCGGCAGTATTACAAAAAAAAGGTTTTTCCAAAATATTGGCTGTAGGACACTCTTTTGGCGGTTTAACTCTACTTCAATCAAATACAGCTGCATTCAAAGCGATTAGCTTATGGGATATTTCTTCTTTTATTTCACATCCTCCAAAAAAGAGATTTAAAACGGTTCGTTCTTCTGGAGCTATATACTTGCCTGGGGCGTATGAGTTGTTGATGTCTGATAAATTCCGACAAGGCATGGTTAATTTCCCTAATGAACTTGAGCTGATTTCAAAAATCAAGATACCAACACAGATTTGCTATGCAGCTGGCAAGAATGCTGTGCTAATAGAAAGCAGTAAAAGATATTTTAAGAACCTTCAGACAAAAAAGGAATTGGTGGCTATTCCGAATGCTAGCCATTCCTTTACAGAGGAAGGAAAGTCGGAGCAACTTTTTAAAAAGACAGATCGCTGGTTCCGAAGATTTATTGATTAG